The Priestia koreensis genome window below encodes:
- a CDS encoding DUF5411 family protein, translating into MSIPKMGILAMGLFAILLFVVSLGQTSTADQDVDISLKQATKSAMNEGINKGTLRVTEEVTINPTVTKNALYKVYADQDNFKDGQKKVIIHSIQSRPAMISTEAYNKFDVPIYKYATDWDKKKRDSSSMVREQETSLFEAKDLVKTIK; encoded by the coding sequence TTGTCTATACCAAAAATGGGCATTTTGGCGATGGGGTTGTTTGCGATTTTACTCTTCGTCGTCTCACTTGGACAAACAAGCACGGCTGACCAAGACGTGGATATTTCATTAAAACAAGCAACTAAATCCGCAATGAATGAAGGTATTAATAAAGGAACATTACGCGTGACGGAAGAGGTGACGATTAACCCGACTGTCACAAAAAATGCGCTGTATAAAGTGTATGCGGATCAAGACAACTTTAAAGATGGGCAAAAGAAAGTCATCATTCATTCGATTCAATCAAGACCCGCAATGATTTCGACCGAAGCGTACAACAAATTCGATGTTCCGATTTACAAATACGCAACGGATTGGGACAAGAAGAAACGAGATTCTTCTTCCATGGTAAGAGAGCAAGAAACGAGCCTTTTTGAAGCGAAAGATCTAGTCAAAACGATTAAATAA
- a CDS encoding SAF domain-containing protein, translating into MKKSKKIAFSAGIALAIGVINYTGIHYYINSKVDPVTVAYAKDDIPPNTKITKEMVIERSVPSSSLPPEAMVAPSSVIGKYTANNFGISKHSLFYKGKVMAAEKMPNSSVLKLKSGELAFPLLVDLETSLGNSILPDTKVDLFFRGKVETVQKVNGSTITVEKPIYGRIAKGVRVTSVKDTDATNVFSDTKKKQNGGFASPTTGEGKTALAKIYTFAVDEQINEVLNKATLLGEIRPVATGSDEIDTTMSDDDIVSWIEGQSFQSASPNDLVTKKDGDQE; encoded by the coding sequence ATGAAAAAATCAAAGAAAATTGCCTTTTCCGCAGGAATTGCCTTAGCTATCGGCGTGATTAACTACACAGGGATTCATTACTACATTAATAGTAAGGTCGATCCCGTAACGGTTGCGTACGCAAAAGACGATATTCCACCGAATACGAAGATCACGAAAGAAATGGTCATTGAGCGCAGTGTTCCATCGTCCTCTTTACCGCCAGAAGCCATGGTAGCGCCATCTAGTGTTATTGGCAAATACACGGCTAATAACTTCGGGATCTCCAAACACAGTCTGTTCTACAAAGGAAAGGTGATGGCAGCCGAAAAGATGCCGAATTCATCCGTCCTGAAGCTCAAAAGTGGGGAGCTTGCGTTCCCGTTACTGGTTGATCTTGAAACCTCATTAGGAAATAGTATCCTACCTGATACAAAAGTGGACTTGTTCTTCCGTGGGAAGGTTGAGACGGTTCAAAAAGTCAATGGTTCAACCATTACGGTTGAAAAGCCAATCTATGGCCGTATTGCGAAGGGTGTTCGCGTGACAAGTGTAAAAGATACAGACGCAACGAACGTGTTTAGCGATACAAAGAAAAAGCAAAATGGTGGGTTTGCAAGTCCGACAACGGGTGAGGGGAAAACAGCCCTAGCGAAGATTTATACGTTTGCCGTTGATGAGCAAATCAATGAAGTGTTAAATAAAGCCACGCTGTTAGGAGAGATTCGCCCAGTGGCAACAGGTAGTGATGAAATCGACACAACGATGTCAGACGATGACATTGTCAGCTGGATCGAAGGGCAATCCTTTCAATCCGCTTCACCTAACGATTTAGTAACGAAAAAGGACGGGGATCAAGAATGA
- a CDS encoding CpaF/VirB11 family protein: MTHNVIDITKLVPIPKTPAPPTNQIELDRLIYTLKFGDHHPLRDEAQLNQTLLQEVQDFLIEEHATLVRESFGNRVKKKVLQKIITQYLSQNAKNNMNGYDLGQLSKQMVNEISGLGVFDVILESGDVTDVAFNGTEIWIKDNQKGKYKSDYSITSDEVEKIATKIARATGRTWNYTKPELDAELGALRINAMDKDIATYGVTLAIRKASEDLRVTEQNFVKSELGSELIRDFLKACIAANCNILITGETGTGKTELLKYLLGFTNDKDRINLLEDTREMNLKKHYPNKDIMAWRTRSTEDMTKSIGYERLLRSSLRSDPEWIVVSETRGGEALDMIKAGMTGHRIGTSLHSKSAKLAPNRLITMAQEKQQMDNETLGTMITDVFDLGIHIERDQEDGTRRIVELVEFKGFLQGKTLSNTIFEYAITGTEKVNVDGQMKFRSIKAHTFVDRISEDLGKKLLESNELTETLIPLLPEKWAKEVNIL; this comes from the coding sequence ATGACTCATAACGTCATTGATATCACAAAACTAGTACCGATTCCCAAGACACCAGCTCCTCCGACCAATCAAATTGAGCTAGATCGTCTCATTTATACACTCAAGTTTGGGGATCATCATCCTTTGCGGGATGAAGCACAACTGAACCAAACGTTGCTTCAAGAAGTACAAGATTTTCTGATTGAAGAACACGCCACGCTCGTTCGAGAGTCCTTCGGAAATCGCGTGAAGAAAAAGGTACTTCAAAAGATCATTACACAGTATCTCTCACAAAATGCTAAGAACAATATGAACGGATATGATTTAGGACAGCTTTCGAAACAAATGGTGAATGAAATCTCAGGGCTTGGCGTGTTTGACGTCATTCTGGAGAGTGGGGATGTAACCGACGTTGCCTTTAACGGAACGGAAATATGGATAAAAGATAACCAAAAAGGCAAATACAAAAGCGACTATTCCATTACAAGTGACGAAGTGGAGAAGATCGCGACGAAGATTGCGAGGGCAACAGGGCGCACCTGGAACTACACTAAGCCAGAACTCGACGCAGAGCTTGGCGCGCTTCGTATTAATGCGATGGATAAAGACATCGCCACGTACGGCGTGACGTTGGCCATTCGTAAAGCATCGGAAGACCTTCGCGTAACGGAACAAAACTTTGTCAAAAGTGAGTTAGGAAGTGAACTCATTCGAGACTTTTTGAAAGCCTGCATTGCAGCCAACTGTAACATCTTAATCACAGGGGAAACAGGGACAGGGAAAACAGAGCTATTGAAATATTTACTTGGCTTTACAAATGATAAAGACCGCATCAACTTGCTTGAAGATACACGCGAAATGAATTTAAAGAAGCATTATCCGAATAAGGATATCATGGCGTGGCGTACACGAAGTACGGAAGACATGACAAAGTCCATTGGCTATGAGCGCTTATTACGTTCTTCTCTACGTAGTGACCCTGAATGGATCGTGGTGTCTGAAACAAGGGGTGGAGAAGCGCTTGATATGATCAAAGCCGGTATGACGGGGCATCGAATTGGGACTTCTCTTCACTCCAAGTCAGCCAAATTAGCGCCTAATCGTCTAATTACGATGGCACAAGAAAAGCAACAGATGGATAACGAAACGTTAGGCACAATGATTACCGATGTGTTTGATCTAGGTATTCACATCGAAAGAGACCAAGAAGACGGAACACGTCGCATTGTAGAACTCGTAGAATTTAAAGGATTTTTACAAGGCAAAACGTTGTCGAATACCATCTTTGAGTACGCAATCACAGGGACAGAAAAAGTGAATGTGGATGGTCAAATGAAGTTTCGTTCGATTAAAGCACATACCTTTGTAGATCGAATCAGTGAGGACTTAGGTAAGAAACTATTAGAATCCAATGAGCTAACTGAAACATTAATACCATTGCTTCCTGAAAAGTGGGCAAAAGAAGTAAACATTTTGTAG
- a CDS encoding type II secretion system F family protein, translating to MLWMVLLNIAGVLAILFIATYRKKYRHLRVNARQIVIRSKFLNSPYGKWMNPLQVIEGGKKARWNIDFRKYWFLVIIGSAVAIVLLYIFFRAVMIVPLGLLGGFALPNVLLYYRKRKYDDMLYTQLSAYVNTLANLVSTYDNNVFRALSEVAGFMDDPVKQDIIQMVRKIEHNIPMKKAFDDFYQTYPIEQVKMLHDMLLLIEDYGGENSDVLFSIAENFDRALINRKKVRDAKAPNRKAFYSLMTYLIGMPFALMIFSYDYYLTFVQSMVGKGIFIVVIIVGAFSAIKIERIYDNDKILQQGGN from the coding sequence ATGTTATGGATGGTGCTGTTAAACATAGCGGGGGTACTGGCGATATTATTTATCGCCACCTACCGCAAGAAATATAGACATTTACGGGTGAATGCCCGCCAAATCGTAATTCGAAGCAAGTTTTTAAATAGCCCTTATGGGAAGTGGATGAACCCCCTTCAAGTCATTGAGGGAGGGAAGAAAGCCCGCTGGAACATCGACTTCCGTAAATACTGGTTTTTAGTGATTATCGGATCGGCCGTAGCAATTGTACTGTTATACATCTTCTTCCGAGCGGTCATGATTGTTCCGTTAGGCTTACTGGGAGGGTTTGCGCTGCCGAACGTTCTCTTGTATTACCGCAAGCGAAAATATGATGATATGCTCTATACGCAATTGAGCGCCTATGTAAATACATTAGCCAACTTAGTCTCTACATACGATAACAACGTGTTCCGTGCGTTAAGTGAAGTGGCAGGCTTTATGGATGATCCTGTTAAGCAGGACATTATTCAAATGGTTCGTAAAATCGAACACAACATACCGATGAAAAAAGCCTTTGATGATTTTTATCAAACGTATCCAATCGAACAAGTCAAAATGCTTCATGATATGTTGCTTCTCATTGAGGATTACGGAGGAGAAAACAGCGACGTGCTCTTTAGCATCGCAGAAAACTTCGACCGTGCCTTGATTAATCGCAAAAAGGTGCGGGATGCGAAAGCACCAAACCGTAAAGCGTTCTACTCCTTAATGACGTACTTAATCGGAATGCCTTTTGCCCTTATGATCTTTAGCTATGACTACTACCTCACCTTTGTTCAATCGATGGTAGGTAAAGGAATCTTTATTGTTGTCATCATCGTGGGTGCGTTCTCAGCCATTAAGATCGAGCGCATTTATGATAACGATAAGATCCTACAGCAAGGAGGCAATTAA